From a single Opisthocomus hoazin isolate bOpiHoa1 chromosome 6, bOpiHoa1.hap1, whole genome shotgun sequence genomic region:
- the LZTS2 gene encoding leucine zipper putative tumor suppressor 2 has translation MAIVQTLPVPLETAAEGAAQLRAAAHSPPTAMGSVGSLLPGRPRHDRAGQPCDGGPPAASFRKQEGLLRATPRDPPSPEEPHAAVPDGANAYANRGFCGDWLDASSPASPCSDSDEPRDDRAPSGHLRGPPPKLVPVSGKLEENMEKTLIRPMAFKPVVPKLRSAQPGVRPGLSESQVSLTHLLGAEKSGSLSCRTSTLSDSGRNSLSSLPTYSTGCSQHPEAGALPATPHGPADPPGGCRPSNSDSGRSSSSKSTGSLSGRGRPSSESGSCGRSPLPGEEAMLVRELEDKLREREAELRLLRDSLDESEVAICQVYEEKQRRCEQELEGLRQRRAAQARQASQRGQQALQLQVLQLQQEKQQLQEDLAQLLQERELLERRCASFQRERAELAPRLEETQWEVCQKSGEISLLKRQLKEAQSELSQRGTELLGLRAQLREARVQLQAGERRAQGLQEAARLKALELEVCANELQRRKSEADLFRAKAGRLEQEAAGLREAARGQCPPPGEGCPPPGEGCSQPGEEPQGGAGLRRQLERLRAELATERRRGQEQRDAFEQERGMWQGEKERVIRYQKQLQYSYIQMYRRNRRLEQRLQHLRLQGEDPLPEPCDPPGPDPSFEEITATEI, from the exons ATGGCCATCGTGCAGACGCTGCCGGTGCCCCTCGAGACCGCCGCTGAGGGGGCTGCGCAGCTCCGCGCCGCTGCCCACTCGCCCCCCACCGCcatgggcagcgtgggcagcctcctgcccggccggccccgccacGACCGCGCCGGCCAGCCCTGCGACGGGGGACCCCCCGCCGCCTCCTTCCGCAAGCAGGAGGGGCTGCTCCGGGCCACCCCCCGGGACCCGCCGTCCCCCGAGGAGCCCCACGCGGCTGTGCCCGACGGCGCCAACGCCTATGCCAACCGGGGCTTCTGCGGCGACTGGCTCGACGCCTCCTCTCCCGCCAGCCCCTGCAGCGACTCCGACGAGCCCCGTGATGACCGAGCCCCGAGCGGCCACCTCCGAGGGCCGCCCCCCAAGCTCGTCCCCGTCTCCGGCAAGCTGGAGGAG AACATGGAGAAGACCCTGATCCGCCCCATGGCCTTCAAGCCGGTGGTGCCCAAGCTGCGGAGCGCCCAGCCGGGTGTGCGCCCAGGGCTCTCGGAGAGCCAGGTGAGCCTCACCCACTTGCTGGGTGCCGAGAAGTCCGGCTCCCTGAGCTGCCGCACCAGCACCCTCTCGGACTCGGGGCGCAActccctctccagcctgcccaccTACAGCACGGGGTGCAGCCAGCACCCCGAGGCGGGCGCACTGCCGGCCACCCCCCACGGTCCCGCCGACCCCCCGGGGGGCTGCCGCCCCTCCAACTCGGACAGCGGACGCTCGTCCTCCAGCAAGAGCACGGGCTCGCTGAGCGGCCGGGGCCGGCCCTCCTCGGAGAGCGGTTCCTGTGGGCGCTCGCCCCTGCCTGGCGAGGAGGCCATGCTGGTGCGGGAGCTGGAGGACAAGCTGCGGGagagggaggctgagctgcggcTCCTGCGTGACAGCCTGGACGAGAGCGAGGTGGCCATCTGCCAG GTGTACGAGGAGAAGCAGCGTCGCTGcgagcaggagctggaggggctgcggcAGCGGCGCGCGGCCCAGGCGCGGCAGGCATCGCAGCGAGGGCAGCAGGCCCTGCAGCTCcaggtgctgcagctgcagcaggagaagcagcagctgcaggaggacttggcccagctgctgcaggagcgggAGCTGCTGGAACGGCGCTGCGCCTCCTTCCAGCGCGAGCGCGCCGAGCTGGCACCCCGGCTGGAGGAGACCCAGTGGGAG GTGTGCCAGAAGTCGGGGGAGATCTCGCTGCTGAAGCGGCAGCTGAAGGAGGCGCAGTCGGAGCTGTCGCAGCGGGGCacggagctgctggggctgcgggcgcagctgcgggaggCGCGGGTGCAGCTGCAGGCGGGCGAGCGGCGGGcacaggggctgcaggaggccgcCCGGCTCAAGGCACTGGAGCTGGAGGTCTGTGCCAACGAACTGCAGCGCCGCAAGAGCGAGGCCGACCTCTTCCGCGCCAAAGCCGGGCGGCTCGAGCAGGAGGCAGCCGGGCTGCGGGAAGCCGCTCGCGGGCAATGCCCGCCGCCCGGGGAGGGATGCCCACCGCCCGGCGAGGGATGCTCGCAGCCTGGCGAGGAGCCCCAGGgtggcgcggggctgcggcggcagcTGGAGCGGCTGCGGGCGGAGTTGGCCacggagcggcggcgcgggcaggAGCAGCGGGACGCCTTCGAGCAGGAGCGCGGCATGTGGCAGGGCGAGAAGGAGCGGGTCATCCGCTACCAGAAGCAGCTCCAGTACAGCTACATCCAGATGTACCGCCGCAACCGGCGGCTCGAGCAGCGGCTCCAGCATCTCCGGCTCCAGGGCGAGGACCCCCTGCCCGAGCCTTgcgacccccccggccccgacccGTCCTTCGAGGAGATCACGGCCACCGAGATCTAA
- the TWNK gene encoding twinkle mtDNA helicase, giving the protein MAVVPLLRPCRAPGRLLPLLCGGARSKGASLGPGVPGRLTQRRYKKDVLPCPDGPVPSVSITEIRQYLRAQGIPFHDGYSCLHTPSLFTNGREDQPPPLATGAPYTLFIDKMTGSFLCTATLAEGTWQDFQANVELRHRGVPPASSEEPEEGTRRAREEARCIWDRALPLWELLDEEETERTKAAFGISLVTDATLKRFGVRYLRTAKSLVFPWFSPRDATLKGLKLLRVEKKGDAITYVEETLPRFDSYRNLFGLPLIARRDMELVLTGWELDALALHQATGVASLALPRGATCLPPALLPYLEQFKRITLWLGEDLRSWEAAKLFARKLSLKRCSLVRPGDLQPRPLEALNQGLNLTKILRAALPASHKSIVSFRQLREEVFGELANTEQVAGIKWARFPELNKLLKGHRRGELTIFTGPTGSGKTTFISEYALDLCMQGVCTLWGSFEINNVRLAKIMLTQFATQRLEDQLELYDEWADRFEDLPLYFMTFHGQQNIKTVIDTMQHAVYMYDITHVVVDNLQFMMGHEHLSVDRLAAQDYVVGAFRKFATDNTCHITLVIHPRKEDDEKELQTASIFGSAKASQEADNVLILQDRKLVTGPGKRYLQVSKNRFDGDVGVFPLEFSKASLTFSAGKSKVKLKKMKEDKALLGKKAQEGGSGASKKP; this is encoded by the exons atgGCGGTGGTGCCGCTGCTGCGGCCCTGCAGAGCCCCCGGCCGCCTCCTGCCGCTGCTGTGCGGCGGGGCGAGGAGCAAGGGAGCGTCCCTGGGCCCCGGGGTGCCGGGCCGCCTCACCCAGCGGCGTTACAAGAAGGACGTGCTGCCCTGCCCCGACGGGCCGGTGCCCTCCGTCTCCATCACCGAGATCCGGCAGTACCTGCGCGCCCAGGGCATCCCCTTCCACGACGGGTACAGCTGCCTGCACACCCCGAGCCTCTTCACCAACGGCCGGGAGGACCAGCCACCGCCACTGGCCACCGGCGCCCCGTACACGCTGTTCATTGACAAGATGACCGGCAGCTTCTTGTGCACGGCCACCTTGGCCGAGGGCACCTGGCAGGACTTCCAGGCCAATGTGGAGCTGCGGCACCGCGGCGTTCCCCCTGCCAGCTCGGAGGAGCCGGAGGAGGGCACGAGACGTGCTCGGGAGGAGGCCCGCTGCATCTGGGACCGGGCGCTGCCgctctgggagctgctggacGAGGAGGAGACCGAGAGGACCAAGGCCGCGTTCGGCATCTCCCTGGTGACGGACGCCACCCTGAAACGCTTTGGGGTGCGTTACCTGAGGACTGCCAAGTCCCTCGTCTTCCCCTGGTTCAGCCCCCGTGATGCGACCCTGAAGGGCCTGAAGCTCCTGAGGGTGGAGAAGAAGGGGGACGCAATAACTTACGTGGAAGAGACTTTACCCCGCTTCGATTCCTATCGCAATCTCTTTGGGCTGCCCCTGATCGCCCGCCGAGACATGGAGCTGGTCTTAACCGGGTGGGAGCTGGATGCCCTGGCCCTGCACCAAGCTACAGGGGTGGCCAGCCTGGCCCTGCCTCGGGGGGCCACCTGCCTGCCCCCCGCCCTCCTCCCCTACCTGGAGCAGTTCAAGCGCATCACTCTGTGGCTGGGCGAGGACCTACGCTCCTGGGAAGCCGCCAAGCTCTTTGCCCGCAAGCTGAGCCTCAAGCGCTGCTCCCTGGTGCGCCCCGGCGACCTCCAGCCCCGGCCCTTGGAGGCTCTGAACCAGGGCCTGAACCTCACCAAGATCCTGCGTGCCGCCCTGCCCGCCAGCCACAAATCCATCGTCTCCTTCCGGCAGCTGCGCGAGGAGGTGTTTGGGGAGCTGGCCAACACCGAGCAGGTGGCCGGCATCAAGTGGGCGCGCTTTCCCGAGCTCAACAAACTCCTCAAAGGGCACCGCCGAGGGGAGCTCACCATCTTCACAG GCCCAACAGGCAGCGGGAAGACGACCTTTATCAGTGAGTACGCGCTGGACCTGTGCATGCAGGGGGTGTGCACGCTGTGGGGCAGCTTTGAGATCAACAACGTCCGCCTGGCCAAGATCATGCTGACGCAGTTTGCCACCCAGCGCCTGGAGGACCAGCTGGAGCTGTATGACGAGTGGGCCGACCGCTTCGAGGACCTCCCGCTGTACTTCATGACCTTCCACGGCCAGCAGAACATCAA GACAGTGATTGACACCATGCAGCACGCCGTCTACATGTACGACATCACCCACGTGGTCGTCGACAACCTCCAGTTCATGATGGGACATGAGCACCTCTCGGTGGACAG GCTCGCTGCCCAGGACTACGTCGTTGGTGCCTTCCGCAAGTTCGCCACGGACAACACCTGCCACATCACACTGGTCATCCATCCCCGCAAGGAGGATGACGAGAAGGAGCTGCAGACGGCCTCCATCTTTGGCTCCGCCAAG GCCAGCCAGGAGGCCGACAACGTCCTCATCCTGCAGGACCGTAAGCTGGTGACGGGGCCAGGGAAGCGCTACCTGCAGGTGTCCAAGAACCGCTTTGATGGGGACGTGGGCGTCTTCCCCCTGGAGTTCAGCAAGGCCTCGCTCACCTTCTCGGCCGGCAAAAGCAAGGTCAAGCTGAAGAAGATGAAGGAGGACAAGGCGCTTTTAGGCAAGAAAGCTCAGGAGGGAGGCTCGGGAGCCTCCAAGAAGCCATGA
- the MRPL43 gene encoding large ribosomal subunit protein mL43, with protein MTGRGSPSRFLAAVLHNGVGRYVRQLQRLQLLFSPTAADARGARQFVEETALDFARRHPDVVLYVSARSDGAPRLLAEYLNGTVREVLVTSKTSEEIAQLATKLAGQSGLDIVRIRKPFHTANPSVQGQWHPLTNKPSALTVQGPRLQPQ; from the exons ATGACTGGCCGCGGCTCGCCCAGCCGGTTCCTGGCCGCCGTCCTGCACAACGGCGTGGGCCGCTACGTGCGGCAGCTCCAGCGTCTCCAGCTCCTCTTCAGCCCCACCGCGGCGGACGCCCGCGGCGCCAG gcagttCGTGGAGGAGACCGCGCTGGACTTCGCCCGGCGACACCCCGATGTGGTCCTCTACGTAAGCGCCCGCTCCGACGGGGCCCCGCGGCTGCTGGCCGAGTACc TGAACGGGACGGTGCGGGAGGTGCTTGTCACCAGCAAGACGAGTGAGGAGATCGCGCAGCTGGCCACCAAGCTGGCCGGGCAGTCCGGCCTGGACATCGTCCGCATCCGCAAGCCCTTCCACACTGCCAACCCCAGCGTCCAGGGCCAGTGGCACCCCCTGACCAACAAACCCTCCGCCCTCACCGTCCAGGGCCCGCGCCTGCAGCCCCAATAA
- the PDZD7 gene encoding PDZ domain-containing protein 7 isoform X1, producing the protein MAQGWDTSLPGMTAGSRSRSSSSEASLAPRCLLSKQSRLLNGAVRVGRAASPMGRVILINTPIEANSNESDIINAITVEKSADGKLGFSVRGGSEHGLGIFVSKVEEGSAAEQAGLCVGDKITEVNSVSLENITMSSAVKVLTGNNRLRMVVRRMGRVPGIKFSKEKTAWVDVVNRRLVVEKSGSTPSESGSEDGLRRIVHLYTTSDDYCLGFNIRGGREFGLGIYVSKVDPGGLAEQNGIRVGDQVLAANGVKFEDISHSKAVEVLKGQTHIMLTIKETGRFPAYKEMVAEYCWLSRLTNGQLQQLSQASETSSSISSYSSGPAPGAVNGLGTATLGPPARTVDVAISTEDGPRWSWARERAERAMQTEPAAEGLPEMQRTVRPPELLRDTAIRGQGAHEPPGTHPRRTFTHSPKTALLLALSRPRQPITRSQSDLTVAEEKRKKEKPEVQETRGAPPGLHRSKTLVNLFFKGARATSQSWAPPSQEPPASDHRARAKSPGRSDGDRVGAVQKFVIRSLKREKSRRGSILGPAGIAALQPSSSDAEARLPHIQDTAARLLSPDEVTAVLRHCSRYLHEGSVEDLVQPLLAILDRPEKVLLLRDVRSVVAPTDLGRFDSMVMPLELEAFDALKSRSVALPAVRSPALRPAHHDVPPKRHLITPVPDYRGGFLLKPAGAPEPEEAGGLQASPARPRASPSPHRLHPRTYTPLPDVPVDAYACASCPPPAASPQPPNWLLTEPPRREGRGRSRSPRPTWHKEPPGPVPDGGANVLGKPRRARPPLAPLVGGAGGEAGAGAATNGPRDAGREEEEEQEYQLLTVTLSKLKHSLGISISGGIESRAQPVVKIEKIFPGGAAFLSGVLKAGQELVSVDGESLQNVTHQRAVDIIRQAYRNKAKEPMELVVRVVGTPPE; encoded by the exons ATGGCGCAGGGCTGGGACACGTCGCTGCCGGGGATGACGGCGGGCAGCCGGTCGCGGAGCTCCAGCAGCGAGGCCAGCCTGGCCCCCCGCTGCCTGCTCAGCAAGCAGAGCCGCCTGCTCAACGGGGCCGTCCGGGTCGGCCGCGCCGCCTCGCCCATGGGCCGCGTCATCCTCATCAACACCCCCATCGAAG ccaACAGCAACGAGAGCGACATCATCAATGCCATCACGGTGGAGAAGAGCGCGGACGGCAAGCTGGGCTTCAGCGTCCGTGGTGGCTCCGAGCATGGCCTGGGCATCTTCGTCAGCAAGGTGGAGGAGGGCAGCGCTGCCG AACAGGCTGGGCTCTGTGTTGGTGACAAGATCACGGAGGTGAACAGCGTGAGCCTGGAGAACATCACCATGAGCAGTGCCGTCAAAGTCCTCACTGGCAACAACCGCCTCCGCATGGTGGTCCGGCGGATGGGCCGCGTGCCGGGCATCAAATTCTCCAAGGAGAAGACGGCGTG GGTGGACGTGGTGAACAGGCGCCTGGTGGTGGAGAAAAGCGGCTCAACGCCATCAGAGAGCGGCTCCGAGGACGGGCTGCGGCGCATCGTCCACCTCTACACCACCTCTGACGACTACTGCCTGGGCTTCAACATCCGCGGCGGCAGGGAGTTCGGCCTCGGCATCTACGTCTCCAA GGTGGACCCCGGGGGGCTGGCGGAGCAGAATGGCATTCGGGTGGGAGACCAAGTCCTTGCAGCCAATGGAGTCAAGTTCGAAGACATAAGCCATAGCAAGGCAGTGGAGGTGCTCAAAGGGCAGACCCACATCATGCTAACCATCAAG GAGACGGGCCGGTTCCCTGCCTACAAGGAGATGGTGGCCGAGTACTGCTGGCTCAGTCGCT TGACCAacgggcagctgcagcagctgtctCAGGCCTCGGAGACCAGCTCCTCCATCTCCTCTTACTCCTCGGGGCCGGCGCCAGGGGCGGTGAACGGGCTGGGGACGGCCACGCTGGGGCCCCCCGCCCGCACCGTGGATGTGGCCATCTCCACGGAGGACGGGCCGCGGTGGAGCTGGGCACGGGAGCGTGCCGAGCGGGCCATGCAGACTGAGCCGGCTGCTGAGGGGCTGCCGGAGATGCAGCGCACGGTGCGGCCCCCCGAGCTGCTGCGGGACACGGCCATCCGGGGCCAGGGTGCCCACgagccccccggcacccacccacgCCGGACCTTCACCCACTCGCCCAAGACggcgctgctgctggcgctgagccggccccggcagcccatCACGCGCTCCCAGAGTGACCTCACCGTCGCCG AGGAGAAGCGGAAGAAGGAGAAGCCAGAGGTACAAGAGACACGGggggcccccccggggctgcacCGCTCCAAGACCCTCGTCAACCTCTTCTTCAAGGGGGCCCGTGCCACCAGCCAGAGCTGGGCCCCCCCTAGCCAGGAGCCCCCCGCTTCCGACCACCGGGCACGCGCCAAGTCCCCAGGGCGCTCTGATGGGGACAGAG TAGGTGCTGTGCAGAAGTTTGTCATCCGGAGCCTGAAGCGGG AGAAGAGCCGGCGTGGCAGCATCCTGGGCCCCGCGGGCATCgccgccctgcagcccagcagcagcgacGCCGAGGCCCGGCTCCCGCACATCCAGGACACGGCCGCACGTCTCCTCAGCCCCGACGAGGTGACGGCTGTGCTCCGCCACTGCTCCCGG TACCTGCACGAGGGCAGCGTGGAGGACTTGGTGCAGCCACTGCTGGCCATCCTGGACCGGCCTGAGAAAGTCCTGCTGCTGCGGGACGTGAG GAGCGTGGTGGCCCCCACGGACCTGGGTCGGTTTGACAGCATGGTGATGCCCCTGGAGCTGGAAGCCTTTGATGCCCTGAAGAGCCGCTCAG TGGCTCTCCCTGCAGTGCGCTCGCCTGCCCTCCGCCCAGCCCACCACGACGTCCCCCCCAAGAGACACCTCATCACACCAGTGCCTG ACTACCGGGGTGGGTTCCTGctgaagccggcgggagccccggagCCGGAGgaagctggggggctgcaggcgaGCCCAGCCCGGCCAcgagcctcccccagcccccaccgGCTTCACCCCCGCACCTACACCCCGCTCCCCGACGTGCCAGTGGATGCCTACGCCTGCGCCAGCTGCCCCCCGCCTgccgccagcccccagccccccaactGGCTGCTGACCGAGCCCCCCCGGCGCGAGGGGCGCGGGCGctcgcgcagcccccggcccaccTGGCACAAGGAGCCCCCCGGGCCGGTGCCCGACGGAGGGGCCAACGTGCTGGGGAAGccccggcgggcacggcccccccttgcacccctcgttgggggggcagggggtgaggcgggggctggggcagccaccaATGGCCctagggatgctggcagggaggaagaggaggagcaggagtacCAGCTGCTCACCGTCACCCTCTCCAAGCTGAAGCACTCACTGG GGATCAGCATCTCTGGTGGCATCGAGTCGAGGGCACAGCCAGTGGTGAAGATCGAGAAGATCTTCCCTGGGGGAGCCGCCTTCCTCAGCGGAGTCCTCAAG gctgggcaggagctggtgtCCGTGGACGGGGAGAGCCTGCAGAACGTCACCCACCAGCGGGCCGTGGACATCATCCGCCAGGCCTACCGCAACAAAGCCAAGGAGCCCATGGAGCTGGTGGTGCGGGTGGTCGGAACCCCCCCAGAGTGA
- the PDZD7 gene encoding PDZ domain-containing protein 7 isoform X2, which translates to MAQGWDTSLPGMTAGSRSRSSSSEASLAPRCLLSKQSRLLNGAVRVGRAASPMGRVILINTPIEANSNESDIINAITVEKSADGKLGFSVRGGSEHGLGIFVSKVEEGSAAEQAGLCVGDKITEVNSVSLENITMSSAVKVLTGNNRLRMVVRRMGRVPGIKFSKEKTAWVDVVNRRLVVEKSGSTPSESGSEDGLRRIVHLYTTSDDYCLGFNIRGGREFGLGIYVSKVDPGGLAEQNGIRVGDQVLAANGVKFEDISHSKAVEVLKGQTHIMLTIKETGRFPAYKEMVAEYCWLSRLTNGQLQQLSQASETSSSISSYSSGPAPGAVNGLGTATLGPPARTVDVAISTEDGPRWSWARERAERAMQTEPAAEGLPEMQRTVRPPELLRDTAIRGQGAHEPPGTHPRRTFTHSPKTALLLALSRPRQPITRSQSDLTVAEEKRKKEKPEVQETRGAPPGLHRSKTLVNLFFKGARATSQSWAPPSQEPPASDHRARAKSPGRSDGDRVGAVQKFVIRSLKREKSRRGSILGPAGIAALQPSSSDAEARLPHIQDTAARLLSPDEVTAVLRHCSRYLHEGSVEDLVQPLLAILDRPEKVLLLRDVRSVVAPTDLGRFDSMVMPLELEAFDALKSRSVRSPALRPAHHDVPPKRHLITPVPDYRGGFLLKPAGAPEPEEAGGLQASPARPRASPSPHRLHPRTYTPLPDVPVDAYACASCPPPAASPQPPNWLLTEPPRREGRGRSRSPRPTWHKEPPGPVPDGGANVLGKPRRARPPLAPLVGGAGGEAGAGAATNGPRDAGREEEEEQEYQLLTVTLSKLKHSLGISISGGIESRAQPVVKIEKIFPGGAAFLSGVLKAGQELVSVDGESLQNVTHQRAVDIIRQAYRNKAKEPMELVVRVVGTPPE; encoded by the exons ATGGCGCAGGGCTGGGACACGTCGCTGCCGGGGATGACGGCGGGCAGCCGGTCGCGGAGCTCCAGCAGCGAGGCCAGCCTGGCCCCCCGCTGCCTGCTCAGCAAGCAGAGCCGCCTGCTCAACGGGGCCGTCCGGGTCGGCCGCGCCGCCTCGCCCATGGGCCGCGTCATCCTCATCAACACCCCCATCGAAG ccaACAGCAACGAGAGCGACATCATCAATGCCATCACGGTGGAGAAGAGCGCGGACGGCAAGCTGGGCTTCAGCGTCCGTGGTGGCTCCGAGCATGGCCTGGGCATCTTCGTCAGCAAGGTGGAGGAGGGCAGCGCTGCCG AACAGGCTGGGCTCTGTGTTGGTGACAAGATCACGGAGGTGAACAGCGTGAGCCTGGAGAACATCACCATGAGCAGTGCCGTCAAAGTCCTCACTGGCAACAACCGCCTCCGCATGGTGGTCCGGCGGATGGGCCGCGTGCCGGGCATCAAATTCTCCAAGGAGAAGACGGCGTG GGTGGACGTGGTGAACAGGCGCCTGGTGGTGGAGAAAAGCGGCTCAACGCCATCAGAGAGCGGCTCCGAGGACGGGCTGCGGCGCATCGTCCACCTCTACACCACCTCTGACGACTACTGCCTGGGCTTCAACATCCGCGGCGGCAGGGAGTTCGGCCTCGGCATCTACGTCTCCAA GGTGGACCCCGGGGGGCTGGCGGAGCAGAATGGCATTCGGGTGGGAGACCAAGTCCTTGCAGCCAATGGAGTCAAGTTCGAAGACATAAGCCATAGCAAGGCAGTGGAGGTGCTCAAAGGGCAGACCCACATCATGCTAACCATCAAG GAGACGGGCCGGTTCCCTGCCTACAAGGAGATGGTGGCCGAGTACTGCTGGCTCAGTCGCT TGACCAacgggcagctgcagcagctgtctCAGGCCTCGGAGACCAGCTCCTCCATCTCCTCTTACTCCTCGGGGCCGGCGCCAGGGGCGGTGAACGGGCTGGGGACGGCCACGCTGGGGCCCCCCGCCCGCACCGTGGATGTGGCCATCTCCACGGAGGACGGGCCGCGGTGGAGCTGGGCACGGGAGCGTGCCGAGCGGGCCATGCAGACTGAGCCGGCTGCTGAGGGGCTGCCGGAGATGCAGCGCACGGTGCGGCCCCCCGAGCTGCTGCGGGACACGGCCATCCGGGGCCAGGGTGCCCACgagccccccggcacccacccacgCCGGACCTTCACCCACTCGCCCAAGACggcgctgctgctggcgctgagccggccccggcagcccatCACGCGCTCCCAGAGTGACCTCACCGTCGCCG AGGAGAAGCGGAAGAAGGAGAAGCCAGAGGTACAAGAGACACGGggggcccccccggggctgcacCGCTCCAAGACCCTCGTCAACCTCTTCTTCAAGGGGGCCCGTGCCACCAGCCAGAGCTGGGCCCCCCCTAGCCAGGAGCCCCCCGCTTCCGACCACCGGGCACGCGCCAAGTCCCCAGGGCGCTCTGATGGGGACAGAG TAGGTGCTGTGCAGAAGTTTGTCATCCGGAGCCTGAAGCGGG AGAAGAGCCGGCGTGGCAGCATCCTGGGCCCCGCGGGCATCgccgccctgcagcccagcagcagcgacGCCGAGGCCCGGCTCCCGCACATCCAGGACACGGCCGCACGTCTCCTCAGCCCCGACGAGGTGACGGCTGTGCTCCGCCACTGCTCCCGG TACCTGCACGAGGGCAGCGTGGAGGACTTGGTGCAGCCACTGCTGGCCATCCTGGACCGGCCTGAGAAAGTCCTGCTGCTGCGGGACGTGAG GAGCGTGGTGGCCCCCACGGACCTGGGTCGGTTTGACAGCATGGTGATGCCCCTGGAGCTGGAAGCCTTTGATGCCCTGAAGAGCCGCTCAG TGCGCTCGCCTGCCCTCCGCCCAGCCCACCACGACGTCCCCCCCAAGAGACACCTCATCACACCAGTGCCTG ACTACCGGGGTGGGTTCCTGctgaagccggcgggagccccggagCCGGAGgaagctggggggctgcaggcgaGCCCAGCCCGGCCAcgagcctcccccagcccccaccgGCTTCACCCCCGCACCTACACCCCGCTCCCCGACGTGCCAGTGGATGCCTACGCCTGCGCCAGCTGCCCCCCGCCTgccgccagcccccagccccccaactGGCTGCTGACCGAGCCCCCCCGGCGCGAGGGGCGCGGGCGctcgcgcagcccccggcccaccTGGCACAAGGAGCCCCCCGGGCCGGTGCCCGACGGAGGGGCCAACGTGCTGGGGAAGccccggcgggcacggcccccccttgcacccctcgttgggggggcagggggtgaggcgggggctggggcagccaccaATGGCCctagggatgctggcagggaggaagaggaggagcaggagtacCAGCTGCTCACCGTCACCCTCTCCAAGCTGAAGCACTCACTGG GGATCAGCATCTCTGGTGGCATCGAGTCGAGGGCACAGCCAGTGGTGAAGATCGAGAAGATCTTCCCTGGGGGAGCCGCCTTCCTCAGCGGAGTCCTCAAG gctgggcaggagctggtgtCCGTGGACGGGGAGAGCCTGCAGAACGTCACCCACCAGCGGGCCGTGGACATCATCCGCCAGGCCTACCGCAACAAAGCCAAGGAGCCCATGGAGCTGGTGGTGCGGGTGGTCGGAACCCCCCCAGAGTGA